The Janthinobacterium lividum genome has a window encoding:
- a CDS encoding multicopper oxidase family protein, whose protein sequence is MSNRLPRSYVSLCLAAMPFACGAAFAADTTVNLNLDLNLKSVPKLELRLLQEPPKLKARARPANRAASKRDEYEKSYDLYIRYANGTIYNPTTAKHDKVRLRSYQQTNGLALDGRDENAATFMAPTVVMAPGQTVRFKLYNQLPALPAEQCATKDINAARPRGCFNDTNLHSHGLWVSPSGNSDNVLISIKPDVDFEYEYNIPIDHPAGTFWYHPHQHGATAMQVASGMAGALVVEGDRYPTATANGDLDVVLKHFQPDDGSGSAGEVMLLQQIPYDCPSNSLTPTKPCATDGVGVLEDFAQVDDPNAWLKSGRYTSVNGKVQPVLEMKTQRLYRWRMIDTGFQATVVLRIRRANDPQKLFKALSVANQDKDVMELCDGEDVTQFEVASDGLTHDRIIPKTLNYLQPGYRSDILFSLPKAGAYCVYAETNVNNMTTMHDVNNTRLIGVIAAKTNAKASARARAGESPRDFLLAELRNAVKSLPGAQLPDSVKSTILGDLENGLKLGKFVPHASFSEAAKDAMRGKTKEYATFNIAKVDDKTRFMVEGKPEDSPTPEMKYVYDPHRVDHTLVLGTEQIWELASKNGNHPFHIHVNPFQIIGITRTDGGTVDAQYKDLIGTWKDTLLVMENHKIEIATRYQRYIGEYVLHCHILEHEDQGMMQNVKVVLPDGKGGGDAGGHGH, encoded by the coding sequence ATGTCCAATCGCCTTCCCCGCAGCTATGTGTCGCTGTGCCTGGCCGCCATGCCGTTTGCCTGCGGCGCCGCCTTCGCCGCGGACACCACGGTCAATCTGAATCTCGACCTGAACCTGAAGTCCGTGCCCAAACTCGAGCTGCGCCTGCTGCAGGAGCCGCCGAAACTGAAGGCGCGCGCCAGGCCCGCGAACCGCGCGGCGAGCAAGCGCGACGAGTACGAAAAGTCGTACGACCTGTACATCCGCTATGCCAACGGCACCATCTATAACCCGACCACGGCCAAGCATGACAAGGTGCGCCTGCGTTCCTACCAGCAGACGAACGGCCTGGCGCTCGATGGGCGCGACGAGAATGCAGCCACCTTCATGGCACCCACCGTGGTGATGGCGCCGGGGCAGACCGTGCGCTTCAAACTGTACAACCAGTTGCCGGCGCTGCCGGCCGAGCAGTGCGCTACAAAAGATATCAATGCGGCACGCCCGCGCGGCTGCTTCAACGACACCAATCTGCATTCGCATGGCTTATGGGTCTCGCCTTCGGGCAATAGCGACAACGTGCTGATATCGATCAAGCCGGATGTAGATTTCGAGTATGAATACAATATTCCCATTGACCATCCGGCTGGCACGTTCTGGTATCACCCGCACCAGCATGGCGCGACGGCGATGCAGGTCGCCAGCGGCATGGCCGGGGCGCTGGTAGTCGAAGGCGACCGTTATCCGACGGCCACGGCGAATGGCGACCTCGACGTCGTGCTGAAACACTTCCAGCCCGACGATGGCAGCGGCAGCGCCGGCGAAGTGATGCTGCTGCAGCAAATTCCCTATGACTGCCCCAGCAACAGCCTGACACCGACGAAGCCGTGCGCCACGGACGGGGTAGGCGTGCTCGAGGATTTCGCCCAGGTCGACGATCCGAATGCCTGGCTGAAGTCGGGCCGCTATACCTCGGTCAACGGCAAGGTGCAGCCTGTGCTGGAGATGAAGACGCAGCGCCTGTACCGCTGGCGCATGATCGACACGGGTTTCCAGGCAACCGTGGTGCTGCGCATCCGCCGCGCGAATGATCCGCAAAAACTGTTCAAGGCGCTCAGCGTGGCCAACCAGGACAAGGACGTGATGGAGTTGTGCGATGGCGAGGACGTCACGCAGTTCGAGGTGGCCAGCGACGGCTTGACGCACGACAGGATCATCCCCAAGACGCTCAATTACCTGCAACCGGGCTACCGCAGCGATATCCTGTTTTCGCTGCCGAAAGCCGGCGCCTATTGCGTGTATGCGGAAACCAACGTCAACAACATGACGACAATGCATGATGTCAACAACACGCGCCTGATCGGCGTGATCGCCGCCAAGACCAATGCCAAGGCATCGGCCCGCGCCAGGGCGGGCGAGTCGCCGCGCGATTTCCTGCTGGCCGAGCTGCGCAATGCCGTCAAGAGCCTGCCCGGCGCCCAGTTGCCCGATAGCGTCAAGAGCACCATCCTTGGCGACCTGGAGAATGGTCTCAAGCTCGGCAAGTTCGTCCCGCATGCCAGCTTCAGCGAGGCGGCAAAGGACGCGATGCGCGGCAAGACGAAAGAGTACGCGACCTTCAACATTGCCAAGGTGGACGACAAGACCCGTTTCATGGTGGAAGGCAAGCCGGAAGACTCACCGACCCCCGAGATGAAGTATGTCTATGATCCGCACCGCGTGGACCACACGCTGGTGCTGGGCACCGAGCAGATTTGGGAGCTTGCGTCGAAGAATGGCAACCATCCCTTCCATATCCACGTCAACCCCTTCCAGATCATCGGCATCACCCGCACCGACGGCGGCACGGTCGATGCGCAGTACAAGGATCTGATCGGCACGTGGAAAGACACCTTGCTGGTGATGGAGAACCACAAGATCGAGATTGCCACGCGTTATCAGCGCTACATCGGCGAATACGTGCTGCATTGCCACATCCTCGAACATGAAGACCAGGGCATGATGCAGAACGTCAAGGTGGTACTGCCGGATGGCAAGGGTGGCGGCGACGCGGGCGGACACGGACACTGA
- a CDS encoding tyrosinase family protein encodes MKTLTFSLLAGFALAGGHAGAGTGDLAVARCAPEPLAQAEQGARVVRYRKNIDELTPAELDAFKHAVSEMKRKSQENVYDRRGFLWQAWVHNCTSVDVFNDRQAALPGDRLKQLLGDPTRNSCDVAYFIDKVATEDNAHEEFPGECEHQKNTFLQWHRAQLYFYEQALQAADPNGERGPSTRNVALPYWNFTRKPSGVRYPKAFEDVDSPLYDATRKREGLDSSLATASPNLLAYQIYYMDWADFGGDEYGSLGGGNLETKIHNHMHATYMGGNMGDNVTAGLDPLFYAFHNFLDYSFEKWLDEHGDAGIRGSGRTSYMRSEQDASLRRPIGWNTGSGDDQRSDSGDYTANMGQADLYFDTIRQGYGFQPRYGGEFARKKDIQALIDRHQQAGFVFGANQKSLFAALLSDDAADGAVARPDLTVTAAYKIPARRVASDKRANMVLDRAHADEDYSFQADIYMYPASVSARIGDKSFRDRYLVTSTSHWALSGTHQHDKYVIETDITGIVDSLVPKKRGQAWRVTAAITTNDKGRGLIRQGDFSTPVIRVVDRRKPAEPTYEESKP; translated from the coding sequence ATGAAAACCTTGACCTTTTCCTTGCTGGCCGGCTTCGCGCTCGCCGGTGGCCATGCTGGCGCCGGCACGGGCGACCTGGCTGTCGCACGCTGCGCCCCCGAGCCGCTGGCCCAGGCGGAGCAGGGCGCACGCGTCGTGCGCTACCGCAAGAATATCGATGAGCTGACCCCGGCCGAGCTTGATGCCTTCAAGCATGCGGTGAGCGAGATGAAACGCAAGAGCCAGGAAAACGTATACGACCGGCGCGGCTTCCTGTGGCAAGCGTGGGTGCATAACTGCACCTCCGTCGACGTCTTCAATGACCGCCAGGCGGCCTTGCCTGGCGACAGGCTGAAGCAGTTACTGGGCGATCCGACGCGCAACAGCTGTGACGTTGCCTATTTTATTGACAAGGTGGCGACCGAGGACAACGCCCACGAGGAATTCCCGGGCGAGTGCGAACACCAGAAAAACACCTTCCTGCAATGGCACCGGGCGCAGCTGTACTTTTATGAGCAAGCCTTGCAGGCAGCCGACCCGAACGGTGAACGGGGCCCCAGCACGCGCAACGTCGCGCTGCCGTACTGGAATTTCACCCGCAAGCCTTCTGGCGTGCGCTATCCGAAAGCGTTCGAGGACGTCGATTCACCGCTGTATGACGCCACGCGCAAGAGGGAGGGGCTCGACAGTTCGCTGGCCACGGCTTCGCCCAACTTGCTGGCCTATCAGATCTACTACATGGATTGGGCCGATTTCGGCGGCGATGAATACGGCAGCCTGGGCGGCGGCAACCTGGAGACGAAGATTCACAATCATATGCACGCCACCTACATGGGCGGCAATATGGGCGACAACGTCACGGCCGGCCTTGATCCGCTGTTTTATGCCTTCCATAATTTTCTCGATTACAGTTTCGAGAAGTGGCTGGACGAGCATGGCGATGCCGGCATACGCGGCAGCGGGCGCACCAGCTACATGCGCAGCGAGCAGGACGCCAGCCTGCGCCGGCCGATCGGCTGGAACACCGGCAGCGGCGATGACCAGCGCAGCGATTCGGGCGACTACACGGCCAACATGGGCCAGGCGGACCTGTACTTCGACACGATCCGGCAGGGCTATGGCTTCCAGCCACGCTATGGCGGCGAGTTTGCCCGCAAGAAGGATATCCAGGCCTTGATCGACCGGCACCAGCAAGCGGGCTTTGTGTTCGGCGCCAACCAGAAAAGCCTGTTCGCCGCCCTGCTCAGCGACGATGCGGCCGATGGCGCGGTTGCCAGGCCCGACCTCACCGTGACAGCTGCCTACAAGATACCGGCGCGGCGGGTGGCCAGCGACAAGCGGGCCAACATGGTGCTGGACCGCGCGCATGCGGACGAAGACTACAGTTTTCAGGCTGATATCTACATGTATCCCGCCAGCGTGAGTGCGCGCATCGGTGACAAGTCGTTCCGCGACCGCTATCTGGTCACCAGCACCAGCCACTGGGCCTTGTCCGGCACCCACCAGCATGACAAGTATGTCATCGAAACGGATATCACCGGCATCGTCGACAGCCTGGTGCCCAAAAAGCGCGGGCAGGCCTGGCGCGTCACGGCCGCCATCACCACCAATGACAAGGGCCGCGGCCTGATACGGCAAGGCGATTTTTCCACGCCCGTGATCCGGGTCGTCGACCGCCGCAAACCTGCCGAACCCACGTATGAGGAGAGCAAGCCATGA
- a CDS encoding peptidylprolyl isomerase, which translates to MTSVIITTNLGKITAELDAEKAPKTVANFLAYMKAGHYDNTIFHRVIDGFMIQGGGFEPGMKQKPADTTVENEAKNGLKNDTYTLAMARTSDPHSASAQFFINIKNNSFLDYPGQDGWGYAVFGKVTEGKEVVDAIRAVKTSRAGMFADVPVTDVIIEKVEAA; encoded by the coding sequence ATGACCTCCGTCATCATCACCACCAATCTGGGCAAGATCACCGCTGAACTGGACGCCGAGAAAGCGCCGAAAACGGTTGCCAACTTCCTGGCCTACATGAAAGCCGGTCACTACGACAACACGATTTTCCACCGCGTCATCGACGGCTTCATGATCCAGGGCGGCGGTTTCGAGCCAGGCATGAAACAAAAGCCAGCCGACACCACCGTGGAAAACGAAGCCAAAAACGGCCTGAAAAACGATACGTACACGCTGGCCATGGCCCGCACGTCAGATCCGCACTCGGCATCGGCCCAGTTCTTCATCAACATCAAGAACAACAGCTTCCTCGACTATCCAGGCCAGGACGGCTGGGGCTACGCCGTATTCGGTAAAGTCACCGAAGGCAAGGAAGTCGTCGACGCCATCCGCGCCGTGAAAACCTCGCGCGCCGGCATGTTCGCCGATGTGCCAGTGACGGACGTCATCATCGAGAAGGTAGAAGCCGCTTAA
- a CDS encoding aspartate kinase: MALIVHKYGGTSMGSTDRIKNVAKRVAKWHDAGHQIVVVPSAMSGETNRLIGLAKEIMDQPDPRELDMIASTGEQVSVGLLSMALLAIGKQAVSYAGWQVAIKTDSAFTKARIQSIDDEKVKRDLDAGKIVIITGFQGVDEHDNIATLGRGGSDTSAVAIAAAMKAAECLIFTDVDGVYTTDPRVVSEARRLKTITFEEMLELASLGSKVLQTRSVEFAGNYRVPTRVLSSLTDPMLPLEIEANSGTLISFEEDTNMEQAVISGIAFNRDEAKITVLGVPDRPGVAYHILGPVADANIEVDMIIQNQSVDGKTDFTFTVSRGEYTRALAVLEANREALGAASITGDAKVSKLSVVGVGMRSHVGVASQMFRTLSEEGINIMMISTSEIKISVLIDEKYMELAVRALHKAFELEKA, translated from the coding sequence ATGGCTTTAATCGTCCACAAATATGGCGGTACGTCGATGGGCTCGACTGACCGTATCAAGAATGTCGCCAAGCGCGTTGCCAAGTGGCACGACGCTGGGCATCAAATCGTGGTGGTGCCATCCGCCATGTCGGGCGAAACCAACCGCCTGATTGGACTGGCCAAGGAAATCATGGATCAACCCGATCCCCGTGAACTTGACATGATCGCCTCGACAGGCGAACAAGTGTCCGTCGGCCTATTGTCGATGGCACTGCTGGCGATCGGCAAACAAGCCGTATCCTATGCTGGCTGGCAAGTCGCGATCAAGACCGATTCCGCCTTTACCAAGGCACGCATCCAGTCGATCGATGACGAAAAAGTCAAACGTGACCTCGATGCGGGCAAGATTGTCATCATTACCGGTTTCCAGGGCGTCGACGAACACGACAACATCGCGACTCTGGGCCGCGGCGGTTCGGACACGTCGGCAGTGGCGATTGCCGCCGCCATGAAGGCGGCCGAATGCCTGATCTTCACCGACGTCGACGGCGTCTACACGACCGACCCGCGCGTGGTCTCCGAGGCGCGCCGCCTGAAGACCATTACCTTTGAAGAAATGCTGGAACTGGCTTCGCTGGGCTCCAAAGTGCTGCAAACGCGTTCGGTGGAATTTGCCGGCAACTACCGCGTGCCCACGCGCGTGCTGTCGTCGCTGACCGACCCGATGTTGCCGCTGGAAATAGAAGCCAATTCAGGCACCCTGATTTCGTTTGAGGAAGATACAAACATGGAACAAGCAGTCATCTCCGGCATCGCCTTCAACCGCGATGAAGCCAAAATCACCGTGCTCGGCGTGCCCGACCGCCCAGGCGTGGCGTACCACATCCTGGGACCAGTGGCGGACGCGAATATCGAAGTCGACATGATCATACAGAATCAGTCGGTAGACGGTAAAACGGACTTCACCTTCACCGTCTCGCGCGGCGAATATACGCGCGCGCTGGCCGTGCTGGAAGCGAACCGCGAAGCGCTGGGCGCGGCCAGCATCACGGGCGACGCCAAGGTGTCGAAACTGTCCGTCGTCGGCGTGGGCATGCGCAGCCATGTTGGTGTGGCATCGCAAATGTTCCGTACCCTGTCGGAAGAGGGCATCAACATCATGATGATCTCCACTTCCGAGATCAAGATCTCCGTGCTGATCGATGAAAAGTACATGGAACTGGCCGTGCGCGCGCTGCATAAAGCGTTCGAGCTGGAAAAAGCTTAA
- the cysS gene encoding cysteine--tRNA ligase, whose product MSNLKIYNTLAREKQVFVPMEAGKVRMYVCGMTIYDYCHIGHARMMMAFDVIYRWLKASGFDVTYVRNITDIDDKIIRRAVENGETISQLTTRFTRYMDEDTAALGILTPDHTPRATEYVPQMLRLIEQLEAKDLAYQGADGDVNYAVRNFPHYGKLSGKSLDDLRAGERVDVNTGKRDPLDFVLWKSSKDAEPEEVKWDSKWGKGRPGWHIECSAMSCALLGEQFDIHGGGADLQFPHHENEIAQSEGAFGHTSVNYWIHNGFVRLDNEKMSKSLGNFFTIREVLQKFDAEVIRFFILRAHYRSPLNYSDVHLDDARLSLTRLYTALADVAVEEGAIDWSEAHAVRVAEAMDDDFNTPLAVAALFDLATEVNKSKSPALARQLKCLAGVFGLLERTPQQFLQATVGAAAGGVDEAAGIEAAIAARSAAKKARDFAQSDKIRAELLAAGIILEDKPDGSTNWRRA is encoded by the coding sequence ATGAGCAATCTAAAGATTTACAACACCCTGGCTCGCGAAAAGCAGGTATTCGTCCCGATGGAAGCGGGCAAGGTACGCATGTACGTGTGCGGCATGACCATCTACGATTATTGCCATATCGGCCATGCGCGCATGATGATGGCCTTCGACGTCATCTACCGCTGGCTGAAAGCCTCCGGTTTTGACGTTACCTATGTGCGCAACATTACGGACATCGACGACAAGATCATCCGCCGCGCCGTGGAAAACGGCGAGACGATTTCCCAGCTGACGACGCGTTTCACCCGGTACATGGATGAAGACACGGCCGCGCTGGGCATCCTGACGCCCGACCACACGCCGCGCGCCACCGAATACGTGCCACAGATGCTGCGCCTGATCGAGCAGCTGGAAGCGAAGGATCTCGCTTACCAGGGTGCGGATGGCGACGTTAATTACGCCGTGCGCAATTTCCCCCACTACGGCAAGCTGTCGGGCAAGTCGCTCGACGACCTGCGCGCGGGCGAGCGCGTGGACGTGAACACGGGCAAGCGCGATCCGCTCGACTTCGTGCTGTGGAAGTCGTCGAAGGATGCGGAACCGGAAGAAGTCAAATGGGACTCGAAATGGGGCAAGGGTCGCCCGGGCTGGCATATCGAGTGCTCGGCCATGTCGTGCGCCTTGCTCGGTGAACAGTTCGACATCCACGGCGGCGGCGCGGACTTGCAATTTCCGCACCACGAAAACGAGATCGCCCAATCCGAAGGCGCGTTCGGCCATACCAGCGTGAATTATTGGATCCATAACGGCTTCGTGCGCCTGGACAATGAAAAAATGTCCAAGTCGCTCGGTAACTTCTTCACCATCCGTGAAGTGCTGCAAAAGTTCGATGCCGAAGTGATCCGCTTCTTCATCCTGCGCGCGCACTACCGCAGCCCCCTGAATTACTCGGACGTGCACCTCGACGACGCGCGCCTGTCCTTGACACGCTTGTACACGGCGCTGGCCGACGTGGCGGTGGAAGAGGGCGCCATCGACTGGAGCGAAGCGCATGCCGTGCGCGTGGCCGAGGCCATGGATGACGATTTCAATACGCCGCTGGCTGTGGCTGCCCTGTTCGACCTGGCGACGGAAGTCAACAAGAGCAAATCCCCAGCCCTGGCGCGTCAATTGAAGTGCCTGGCGGGCGTGTTCGGTTTGCTGGAACGTACGCCGCAGCAATTCCTGCAAGCGACCGTCGGCGCTGCCGCCGGTGGCGTCGACGAGGCGGCCGGCATCGAAGCGGCGATTGCGGCGCGCAGCGCGGCGAAAAAAGCACGCGACTTCGCGCAGTCCGACAAGATCCGCGCTGAACTGTTGGCGGCGGGCATCATTCTTGAAGACAAGCCTGACGGCTCGACCAACTGGCGCCGCGCATGA
- a CDS encoding UDP-2,3-diacylglucosamine diphosphatase produces the protein MPAALFISDLHLQSSHPRTSAAFLSFLEHHAQYAQALYLLGDLFEYWAGDDDLEDPFNARMTAAIRAVSDAGVHVYWIAGNRDFLVGSGFAAAAGATLLSEPHVATIAGQRIVLLHGDAECTKDVQYMEFRAMVRQPAWQKQFLSMPLAQRKAIIDGLRQSSREHNGEKSMDIMDVTADAVAQVFAEHASTVMIHGHTHRPALHQVDNTLRYVLPDWECDVTAPEQARGGWIAIDAHGNITRHDLSGNIID, from the coding sequence ATGCCTGCCGCACTCTTTATTTCCGACCTGCATCTGCAGAGCTCGCACCCGCGCACCAGTGCCGCGTTTCTTTCTTTCCTGGAACACCATGCGCAATATGCGCAAGCGCTGTATCTATTAGGCGACCTGTTCGAATACTGGGCCGGTGACGATGACCTGGAAGACCCGTTCAATGCGCGCATGACGGCCGCCATCCGCGCCGTCAGCGATGCTGGCGTGCACGTGTACTGGATCGCCGGCAACCGCGACTTTCTTGTCGGCTCCGGATTTGCCGCCGCCGCCGGTGCTACCCTGCTCAGCGAACCGCACGTGGCCACGATTGCCGGCCAGCGCATCGTCTTGCTGCATGGCGACGCCGAATGCACGAAAGACGTGCAATACATGGAGTTCCGCGCCATGGTGCGCCAGCCCGCCTGGCAAAAACAGTTTCTCTCCATGCCGCTGGCGCAGCGCAAGGCCATCATCGATGGCTTGCGTCAAAGCAGCCGCGAGCACAATGGCGAAAAATCCATGGACATCATGGATGTCACCGCCGACGCTGTCGCGCAAGTGTTTGCCGAACACGCCAGCACCGTCATGATTCACGGCCATACGCACCGCCCCGCCCTGCACCAGGTCGACAATACCTTGCGCTATGTCTTGCCTGACTGGGAATGCGACGTGACTGCGCCGGAACAGGCACGCGGCGGCTGGATCGCCATCGATGCGCACGGCAATATCACGCGCCACGATCTCAGCGGCAACATCATCGACTAG
- the tilS gene encoding tRNA lysidine(34) synthetase TilS: MKKQQTATVPDIFARALETCGPQAGETIGIALSGGLDSSALLHLAHAWAQEQGVFLYALHVHHGLSPNADAWLAHCEQLCAGMGIAFEARKVTLEKNAKTGTEEAGRKRRYAALGELCATHGVRLLLTAHHQDDQAETVLLQLLRGSGTAGLSGMDGANSAPELLGNPDLVMARPLLPVSRRQLEAYVAQHAIAHIHDESNDDPRFARNALRHQVMPVLAQAFPGFQERFARSAQHAQSAQRLLTELATQDLANCLDGDCIELAKLRELSADRCYNLLRHWFGTRGLRMPSTAWLAEMLAQLLEARPDAQLLVTHPECHVRRHRDRLYLTPKLNDLAGMRDKSDANIPGLEKASQQFTWQGEASLAFPAYGGVLHFDAVEEGGQGIDIAWLQAQTLTIDFRQGGERLKLALNRPTKSLKYHYQAFDVPAWERERLPLVCAAQQLLFAAGIGLDCHCLSLLDRPRVALRWVSC, encoded by the coding sequence ATGAAAAAGCAACAAACCGCCACCGTGCCCGACATCTTCGCCCGCGCACTGGAAACCTGCGGACCGCAAGCCGGCGAGACGATAGGCATCGCCCTGAGCGGCGGCCTCGATTCCTCGGCCCTGCTGCACCTGGCGCATGCCTGGGCGCAAGAGCAGGGAGTGTTTCTTTACGCCTTACACGTGCACCACGGCCTGAGCCCGAATGCGGACGCCTGGCTGGCGCACTGCGAGCAGTTGTGTGCCGGCATGGGCATCGCCTTCGAGGCACGCAAGGTCACCTTGGAAAAGAATGCGAAGACGGGCACGGAAGAGGCGGGCCGGAAGCGCCGTTACGCGGCCCTGGGCGAGTTGTGCGCCACGCACGGCGTGCGTCTGCTGCTCACGGCCCACCACCAGGATGACCAGGCTGAAACGGTGCTGCTGCAATTGCTGCGCGGCTCCGGCACGGCGGGCCTGTCCGGCATGGATGGCGCCAACAGCGCCCCCGAGCTGCTGGGCAATCCGGACCTGGTGATGGCGCGCCCGCTGCTGCCCGTGTCGCGCAGGCAGCTCGAAGCGTATGTGGCGCAACATGCGATTGCGCACATCCACGATGAATCGAACGATGATCCCCGTTTCGCCCGCAATGCCTTGCGGCACCAGGTGATGCCCGTGCTGGCGCAGGCCTTTCCCGGTTTCCAGGAACGTTTCGCCCGCAGTGCCCAGCATGCCCAGTCGGCGCAGCGCCTGCTGACGGAACTGGCGACGCAGGATCTGGCAAACTGTCTGGACGGCGATTGCATCGAGCTGGCGAAATTGCGCGAGCTGAGCGCGGACCGCTGCTACAACCTGCTGCGCCACTGGTTTGGCACGCGCGGCTTGCGCATGCCATCGACGGCATGGCTGGCGGAAATGCTGGCGCAACTTTTAGAGGCGCGGCCCGATGCGCAACTGCTGGTCACGCATCCCGAATGCCACGTGCGGCGCCACCGCGACCGGCTGTACCTGACGCCGAAGCTGAATGACCTGGCCGGCATGCGCGACAAGAGCGACGCGAATATCCCCGGGCTGGAAAAAGCCAGCCAGCAATTTACCTGGCAGGGCGAAGCGAGCCTGGCGTTTCCCGCGTATGGCGGCGTGCTGCATTTCGACGCGGTGGAAGAGGGCGGCCAGGGCATCGATATTGCCTGGTTGCAGGCACAGACCTTGACCATTGACTTCCGCCAGGGCGGCGAGCGCCTGAAACTGGCCTTGAACCGTCCCACGAAGAGCTTGAAATACCATTATCAGGCGTTTGACGTGCCCGCCTGGGAACGCGAACGCCTGCCCCTTGTCTGTGCGGCGCAACAATTGCTGTTCGCGGCGGGGATTGGTCTCGATTGCCACTGCCTGAGTCTGCTGGATCGTCCCCGCGTCGCCTTGCGCTGGGTCTCCTGCTGA
- a CDS encoding acetyl-CoA carboxylase carboxyltransferase subunit alpha: MTKTTFLNFEQPIAELDSKIEELRFVQDDSAVDISEEIDRLAKKSQQLTKDIYAKLTPWQVAQIARHPQRPYTMDYVNEIFTDFHELHGDRSYADDLSVVGGLARFNGQPCMVIGHQKGRDTKERAMRNFGMPKPEGYRKAMRLMKVAEKFNLPIFTFVDTPGAFPGIDAEERGQSEAIGHNLYVMAELKVPLIATIIGEGGSGGALAIAVGDAVLMLQYSTYAVISPEGCASILWKSAERASDAAEALGLTAHRLKAMGLIDKIINEPLGGAHRDPKQMATLLKRALADTLRQFHGMKTKDLLAARHEKLLSYGKFKETTPSE, encoded by the coding sequence ATGACTAAAACGACTTTCCTCAATTTTGAACAGCCGATCGCGGAACTCGATTCCAAGATCGAAGAGTTGCGCTTCGTGCAAGACGATTCGGCCGTCGACATCTCGGAAGAGATCGACCGCCTGGCCAAGAAGAGCCAGCAGCTGACCAAAGATATCTACGCCAAGCTGACGCCTTGGCAAGTGGCGCAGATCGCGCGCCACCCGCAGCGCCCCTACACCATGGATTACGTGAATGAAATCTTTACCGATTTCCACGAATTGCATGGCGACCGCAGCTACGCGGACGATCTGTCCGTCGTCGGCGGCCTGGCCCGCTTCAACGGCCAGCCGTGCATGGTCATCGGCCATCAAAAGGGCCGCGACACGAAAGAGCGCGCCATGCGCAATTTCGGTATGCCGAAACCGGAAGGCTACCGCAAGGCCATGCGCCTGATGAAAGTGGCTGAAAAGTTCAACTTGCCCATCTTCACCTTCGTCGACACGCCAGGCGCCTTCCCCGGTATCGACGCGGAAGAGCGCGGCCAGTCGGAAGCCATCGGCCATAACCTGTACGTGATGGCTGAACTGAAAGTGCCGCTGATCGCCACCATCATCGGTGAAGGCGGTTCCGGCGGCGCGCTGGCCATTGCCGTGGGCGATGCCGTGCTGATGCTGCAATACTCGACCTATGCCGTGATTTCGCCGGAAGGCTGCGCCTCGATTCTGTGGAAGAGCGCCGAGCGCGCCTCCGACGCGGCCGAAGCGCTGGGTTTGACTGCCCACCGCCTGAAAGCCATGGGCCTGATCGACAAGATCATCAACGAACCGCTGGGCGGCGCCCACCGCGATCCGAAACAGATGGCGACCTTGCTCAAGCGCGCACTGGCCGACACCCTGCGCCAGTTCCACGGCATGAAAACCAAGGACCTGCTGGCCGCGCGCCATGAAAAACTGCTGAGCTACGGCAAGTTCAAGGAAACCACCCCGAGCGAGTAA
- a CDS encoding DNA-3-methyladenine glycosylase 2 family protein, which produces MPTSRENGEAPVVAQVIQVPHYWEEAKIELMKRDRIMKKLIPQFGDLHLVGHSDPFTTLARSLVGQQITPKAADAAWKKLLLACPKCTPSQVLKAGAEQLSACGLSKRKTEYILDLADHFKAKRVHASQWDQMDDEAVIAELVQIRGIGRWTAEMFLIFNLLRPNVLPLDDPGLIQGISVNYFSGEPVSRSDAREVSANWEPWRTVATWYLWRSLDPAAAPAAPDAAPGAAAGTVK; this is translated from the coding sequence ATGCCAACGTCCAGGGAAAACGGGGAAGCCCCGGTGGTGGCGCAGGTGATCCAGGTGCCGCATTACTGGGAAGAGGCGAAGATCGAGCTGATGAAGCGCGACCGCATCATGAAAAAGCTCATCCCGCAATTTGGCGACCTGCACCTGGTCGGCCATAGCGACCCGTTTACTACCCTGGCCCGTTCGCTGGTGGGGCAGCAGATCACACCCAAGGCGGCGGATGCTGCTTGGAAAAAGCTGCTGCTGGCTTGCCCGAAATGCACGCCTTCGCAAGTATTGAAGGCAGGCGCCGAGCAACTGTCTGCCTGCGGCTTGTCCAAACGCAAGACCGAATACATCCTCGACCTGGCTGACCATTTCAAGGCCAAGCGCGTGCACGCGAGCCAGTGGGACCAGATGGATGACGAAGCCGTCATCGCCGAACTGGTGCAGATCCGCGGCATCGGCCGCTGGACAGCCGAGATGTTTTTGATATTTAATCTGCTCCGGCCGAATGTCTTGCCGCTCGACGACCCCGGTTTGATCCAGGGCATCAGCGTCAATTATTTCTCCGGCGAGCCAGTTTCCCGCAGCGATGCGCGCGAGGTTTCCGCCAATTGGGAACCGTGGCGCACCGTGGCGACGTGGTATCTGTGGCGCAGTCTCGACCCTGCAGCCGCCCCTGCCGCACCCGATGCAGCCCCCGGCGCAGCAGCCGGTACGGTAAAATAA